In Drosophila simulans strain w501 chromosome 3R, Prin_Dsim_3.1, whole genome shotgun sequence, a single window of DNA contains:
- the LOC27206463 gene encoding uncharacterized protein LOC27206463: MPLIYFDRTINSPQELVLAGLKDSTTGTSLRDLATFVTRKTGFPGEVCFKVITEALEEAMACKSIRQVGGLFYEIPPKPPRAPARRRKC; encoded by the coding sequence ATGCCTCTCATATACTTCGATCGCACGATTAACTCGCCGCAGGAGCTCGTCCTGGCGGGATTGAAGGACTCCACCACAGGAACTTCCCTCCGCGATCTGGCCACCTTTGTGACACGCAAGACGGGATTTCCGGGCGAAGTCTGCTTTAAGGTTATCACGGAGGCCCTCGAGGAGGCCATGGCCTGCAAGAGCATCCGCCAAGTGGGTGGACTCTTCTACGAGATACCGCCAAAACCGCCTCGTGCGCCCGCCAGACGTCGGAAATGCTAA